In a single window of the Streptomyces sp. HUAS ZL42 genome:
- a CDS encoding helix-turn-helix transcriptional regulator: MEVVPEAHNGWTFLTNHARVLATIADNRNVRIRDIAAHCRLTERAVQKIISDLERDGYLSHTREGRTNTYRIDPSKVLRHPAEAGLTVASLLSLLVKVEADHTG, from the coding sequence ATGGAGGTAGTGCCCGAGGCTCACAACGGATGGACGTTTCTGACCAACCACGCCCGCGTGCTGGCAACCATCGCCGACAACCGCAACGTCCGCATCCGCGACATCGCCGCGCACTGCAGACTTACGGAGCGGGCCGTCCAGAAGATCATTTCCGACCTGGAGCGGGACGGTTACCTGTCCCACACCCGGGAGGGGCGCACCAACACCTATCGGATCGATCCGAGCAAGGTGCTGCGTCATCCGGCCGAGGCAGGGCTGACCGTGGCCTCCCTGCTCTCCCTGCTCGTCAAGGTCGAGGCCGACCACACCGGGTAA
- a CDS encoding alpha/beta hydrolase, with the protein MTDTTARPVLEPAAQAFAEATANPPYLFDLGPVEGRKTVDEVQSGDIAKPAVDEEWVTVPGGPTGEVRARIVRPAGVAGRLPVILYIHGAGWVFGNAHTHDRLVRELAVGARAAVVFPDYDLSPEARYPVAIEQNYTVARWIVEQGATNNLDGSRLAVAGDSVGGNMSAALTLQAKQRGDVPLVQQVLFYPVTDAAFDTASYRQFAEGYFLRRDAMQWFWDQYTTDEKQRAEITASPLRATPEQLTGLPPALVITAEADVLRDEGEAYAGKLRQAGVPVTAVRYQGIIHDFVMLNALRETHAAEAAIAQAISTLRTALGTA; encoded by the coding sequence ATGACCGACACCACCGCCCGTCCCGTGCTCGAGCCCGCCGCCCAGGCGTTCGCCGAGGCCACCGCGAACCCGCCGTACCTGTTCGATCTCGGCCCGGTGGAGGGCCGCAAGACCGTTGACGAGGTGCAGTCCGGCGACATCGCCAAGCCGGCCGTCGACGAGGAGTGGGTCACCGTGCCGGGCGGCCCCACCGGCGAGGTCCGCGCCCGCATCGTGCGTCCGGCCGGAGTCGCCGGCCGGCTGCCCGTGATCCTCTACATCCACGGCGCGGGCTGGGTCTTCGGCAACGCCCACACCCACGACCGCCTGGTCCGCGAACTCGCCGTCGGCGCCCGCGCCGCGGTCGTCTTCCCCGACTACGACCTCTCCCCGGAGGCCCGCTACCCCGTCGCCATCGAGCAGAACTACACCGTCGCCCGCTGGATCGTGGAGCAGGGCGCCACCAACAACCTCGACGGTTCACGGCTGGCCGTCGCCGGTGACTCCGTCGGCGGCAACATGAGCGCCGCACTCACCCTGCAGGCCAAACAGCGCGGCGACGTCCCGCTGGTGCAGCAGGTGCTGTTCTACCCCGTCACCGACGCCGCCTTCGACACCGCCTCCTACCGGCAGTTCGCCGAAGGGTACTTCCTGCGCCGCGACGCCATGCAGTGGTTCTGGGACCAGTACACCACCGACGAGAAGCAGCGGGCCGAGATCACCGCCTCCCCGCTGCGCGCCACCCCCGAGCAGCTCACCGGCCTGCCCCCGGCCCTGGTCATCACCGCCGAGGCCGACGTGCTGCGCGACGAGGGGGAGGCCTACGCGGGCAAGCTGCGCCAGGCCGGCGTGCCCGTCACGGCGGTCCGCTACCAGGGCATCATCCACGACTTCGTCATGCTCAACGCGCTGCGCGAGACCCACGCCGCCGAAGCCGCCATCGCCCAGGCCATCAGCACCCTGCGCACCGCCCTCGGCACGGCCTGA
- a CDS encoding MarR family winged helix-turn-helix transcriptional regulator, with translation MSQAAAQSPDRSLLLDDQLCFALYAASRAVTARYRPLLDELGLTYPQYLVMLVLWEQDSISVRDLGAALQLESSTLSPLLKRLEASGLLRRERRADDERSVALRLTDEGTRLRDRARAVPPAIGDAMGLTPEQDALAKQLLRLITSNVSGG, from the coding sequence GTGAGCCAAGCCGCTGCCCAATCGCCCGACAGGTCGCTGCTGCTGGACGACCAGCTCTGCTTCGCCCTGTACGCCGCCTCCCGCGCCGTCACGGCGCGCTACCGGCCCCTGCTGGACGAGCTCGGACTGACGTATCCGCAGTACCTCGTCATGCTCGTGCTGTGGGAACAGGACTCGATCTCCGTCCGTGACCTGGGCGCCGCACTCCAACTGGAGTCGAGCACCCTGTCGCCCCTGCTGAAGCGGCTCGAGGCGAGCGGGCTCCTGCGCCGCGAGCGCCGCGCGGACGACGAGCGCTCGGTCGCCCTCCGCCTCACGGACGAAGGCACACGGTTGCGGGACCGCGCCCGCGCGGTTCCCCCCGCCATCGGTGACGCCATGGGGCTGACCCCCGAGCAGGACGCTCTCGCCAAGCAGCTCCTCCGCCTGATCACCAGCAACGTCTCCGGCGGCTGA
- a CDS encoding DoxX family protein, with translation MSLLRLVGRPLLASMFISGGLSSVREPEAVAPVAEPVVQPVTDRVPPLPDRTEQVVQFSGAVQVLAGFLLATGRVPRPAALAIAATLVPTTLAGHRFWEAEDPSERAEQRIHFFKNMSMLGGLLIAADDTAGQPSLLWRGRHAAHDLRRDAHLVRRSVRATAGPAAAVGGLKAKLSG, from the coding sequence ATGAGCCTGTTGCGCCTGGTCGGCCGTCCCCTGCTCGCCTCCATGTTCATCTCCGGCGGTCTGAGCTCCGTCCGCGAGCCCGAGGCTGTGGCACCGGTGGCCGAGCCCGTCGTGCAGCCCGTAACCGACCGCGTGCCTCCCCTGCCGGACCGCACCGAGCAGGTCGTACAGTTCAGCGGAGCGGTGCAGGTGCTCGCGGGCTTCCTGCTGGCCACGGGCCGTGTCCCCCGGCCCGCGGCGCTGGCCATCGCGGCCACCCTCGTACCCACGACCCTGGCGGGCCACCGGTTCTGGGAGGCGGAGGACCCGTCCGAGCGCGCCGAGCAGCGCATTCACTTCTTCAAGAACATGTCCATGCTCGGCGGACTGCTGATCGCGGCCGACGACACCGCGGGCCAGCCGTCGCTGCTGTGGCGCGGCCGTCACGCGGCCCACGATCTACGGCGCGACGCGCACCTGGTACGGCGCTCCGTGCGCGCCACCGCGGGCCCGGCCGCCGCCGTCGGCGGCCTCAAGGCGAAACTGTCCGGCTGA
- a CDS encoding tetratricopeptide repeat protein → MDYYDLGTHSRSVTTSSPEAQMWFDRGLVWTYAFHHEEAVSCFESAVAADPGCAMAYWGIAYALGPNYNKPWEFFDGQDLARTVERTHAAAELAHAKAAGATPVEQALIGALRARYPQAEAVEDCSVWNVPYADSMRVVHELAPDDLDVATLYADALMNLTPWQLWDLRTGRPAEGARTLEAKAVLDRALATDAGTAHPGVLHLYIHLMEMSPTPEAALPVSDRLRGLVPDAGHLQHMPSHLDVLCGDYRRVVTDNSEAIVADEKYRARAGAMNFYTLYRSHNYHFKIYGAMFLGSARIALETADQLEASIPEELLRVQSPPMADWLESFLAMRVHVLIRFGRWADILELRMPDDPQLYSMTTAMLRYARGVAFSATGRITEAEAERELFREAVARVPETRMLFNNTCADILAIASAMLDGELEYRKGNHEAAFAALERSIELDDDLPYDEPWGWMQPTRHAYGALLLEQGRVTEAEAVYRADLGLDGTLPRPSQHPGNVWALHGFHECLVRLGKVGEAQIVAQQLKLAAALADVPIEASCFCRLEAVPDGHTHATDCCGTDHHRAP, encoded by the coding sequence ATGGACTACTACGACCTCGGCACCCACAGCCGTTCCGTGACGACCTCGTCCCCCGAGGCACAGATGTGGTTCGACCGCGGGCTGGTGTGGACGTACGCGTTCCATCACGAGGAAGCCGTCTCCTGCTTCGAGTCGGCCGTGGCGGCGGATCCCGGCTGTGCCATGGCCTACTGGGGTATCGCCTACGCGCTCGGCCCCAACTACAACAAGCCGTGGGAGTTCTTCGACGGGCAGGATCTGGCGCGGACCGTCGAGCGCACCCACGCCGCCGCGGAGCTCGCCCATGCGAAGGCGGCCGGGGCCACCCCGGTCGAGCAGGCCCTGATCGGGGCGCTGCGCGCCCGGTACCCGCAGGCGGAGGCCGTCGAGGACTGTTCCGTGTGGAACGTCCCGTACGCCGACAGCATGCGTGTCGTGCACGAACTCGCCCCGGACGATCTCGACGTCGCCACCCTGTACGCGGACGCGCTCATGAACCTCACGCCCTGGCAGTTGTGGGACCTCCGCACGGGCCGGCCGGCCGAAGGTGCCCGCACGCTCGAGGCCAAGGCCGTCCTCGACCGCGCGCTCGCGACGGACGCCGGGACCGCCCACCCGGGGGTCCTGCATCTGTACATCCACCTCATGGAGATGTCCCCGACCCCCGAAGCCGCGCTGCCGGTCTCCGATCGCCTGCGCGGCCTGGTGCCCGACGCGGGCCACCTGCAGCACATGCCCTCGCACCTGGACGTGCTCTGCGGCGACTACCGCCGGGTGGTCACGGACAACAGCGAGGCGATCGTGGCCGACGAGAAGTACCGCGCCCGGGCGGGGGCGATGAACTTCTACACCCTCTACCGGTCGCACAACTACCACTTCAAGATCTACGGCGCGATGTTCCTGGGCAGCGCACGGATCGCCCTGGAGACCGCCGACCAGCTGGAGGCGTCCATCCCCGAAGAGCTGCTGCGTGTGCAGAGCCCGCCCATGGCCGACTGGCTGGAGAGCTTCCTCGCGATGAGGGTCCATGTGCTGATCCGCTTCGGCCGCTGGGCGGACATCCTGGAGCTGCGCATGCCCGACGACCCGCAGCTCTACAGCATGACCACCGCGATGCTCCGCTACGCGCGCGGTGTCGCGTTCTCGGCGACCGGCCGGATCACCGAGGCCGAGGCGGAGCGGGAGCTGTTCCGCGAGGCGGTCGCACGCGTCCCGGAGACGCGCATGCTGTTCAACAACACCTGCGCCGACATTCTCGCCATCGCGTCGGCGATGCTCGACGGAGAACTGGAGTACCGCAAGGGCAACCACGAGGCGGCCTTCGCGGCCCTCGAGCGGTCCATCGAACTGGACGACGACCTCCCCTACGACGAGCCGTGGGGATGGATGCAGCCCACCCGGCACGCCTATGGCGCCCTGCTCCTGGAGCAGGGCCGCGTCACGGAGGCCGAAGCGGTCTACCGTGCCGACCTGGGCCTCGACGGCACCCTGCCCCGCCCGTCCCAGCACCCCGGCAACGTCTGGGCGCTGCACGGCTTCCACGAGTGCCTCGTACGCCTCGGCAAGGTCGGGGAGGCGCAGATCGTGGCCCAGCAGCTGAAGCTCGCCGCGGCACTCGCGGACGTACCGATCGAGGCGTCCTGCTTCTGCCGCCTGGAAGCGGTCCCGGACGGCCACACCCACGCGACGGACTGCTGCGGCACGGACCACCACCGAGCCCCATGA
- a CDS encoding right-handed parallel beta-helix repeat-containing protein, which yields MALPLLAAKPPCNSRKCTTTTTVSPDVVLVSNYATPQLAANAAANKRLVFPSGRTYTVNELLIPAGCHVEGNGSILKTPNSSTTAVSDDSILRVGGNGVTIDGLKFDGNIQNQDGIWNQHRHQVSVHGNYSNIVVRNCEFYNIIGDGVYINVGSGGNNGHTIEVRDCTFTAANNNRNGVSVTSGTNVHVHHNTFTNMARPDMPGAIDVERNSASDIIADILVEYNTITRAALPGTGSRYGILACMFNCVGTNIVFRNNDISGAGLNAACLVIGDNSGTFNASTISITSNNIHDGGWTGVELNYGIKADVTNNQFTNLYNAIVNYFSSLGDISGNTYTNVIRQLA from the coding sequence ATGGCCCTCCCCCTTCTGGCCGCGAAGCCCCCCTGCAACTCCCGGAAGTGCACGACCACTACAACCGTCAGTCCTGATGTTGTCCTCGTCTCCAACTATGCGACTCCGCAACTGGCGGCGAACGCCGCCGCCAACAAACGACTGGTTTTTCCGTCCGGTCGTACGTACACCGTCAATGAGCTTCTGATTCCAGCCGGTTGTCACGTCGAGGGCAACGGTTCCATTCTCAAGACTCCGAATTCCTCCACGACGGCCGTCAGCGATGACAGCATCCTTCGCGTGGGTGGCAACGGTGTAACCATCGACGGCCTGAAGTTCGACGGAAATATCCAGAACCAGGACGGCATCTGGAATCAGCACCGTCACCAGGTCAGCGTGCACGGGAACTACAGCAACATCGTGGTCAGGAATTGCGAGTTCTACAACATCATCGGCGACGGCGTGTACATCAATGTCGGGTCCGGCGGGAACAACGGACACACCATTGAGGTCCGCGACTGCACCTTCACTGCGGCCAACAACAACCGCAATGGAGTCAGCGTCACGTCAGGCACGAATGTTCATGTGCATCACAACACGTTCACGAACATGGCCCGTCCCGATATGCCGGGCGCGATTGACGTCGAGCGGAACTCCGCTTCGGACATCATCGCCGACATCCTGGTCGAATACAACACGATCACGCGTGCCGCCCTTCCCGGAACAGGCTCCCGATATGGCATTCTGGCATGCATGTTCAACTGCGTCGGAACCAACATCGTCTTCAGGAACAACGATATCAGCGGTGCTGGACTGAATGCCGCGTGTCTGGTTATCGGCGACAACAGCGGGACGTTCAACGCCAGCACGATCAGCATTACGTCGAACAACATTCACGACGGCGGCTGGACTGGAGTGGAGCTGAATTACGGAATCAAGGCGGACGTCACCAACAACCAGTTCACGAACCTGTACAACGCAATCGTGAACTATTTCTCCTCCCTCGGAGATATTTCGGGCAACACATACACCAACGTGATCAGGCAGCTTGCCTAG
- a CDS encoding acyltransferase, which yields MGRDRYVDFLRAWAIVLVVLGHWLITALVRQPGGEVTAPELLASVPWTQWLTLAFQIMPLFFLAGGHAASGSWARAGAEDVTAAGWLGRRAARLLLPTGLYSGLVLLAVAVCSALGVDPGTLAMVGWAMAMQFWFLPVYLLISAFTPALHAAHRRWGLWVPGALGAVALVADTLVLTVHTPYVGLVNYVLVWGVAYQLGFCWRDGLLTRRLSVPVVMAAGGALAFAALVALGPFPVSLILVTGQSPSNTNPPSAAMLAWAVAQVGLCLLVAPAIRRILGRERVWNAVRPLAGVSMTLYLWHMLPVLVVAAAFYLTGLAPQPVLGSPAWWALRLPWLLVLGVVLAGVVRVLRPLERRLATFPAADGPETGPHRSWPMWLSLTLTVPALTRFATHGFAPDGRFPTLPALGLAAGTALVLFRRRAPRRSAKPEDALREAA from the coding sequence ATGGGCAGAGACCGTTACGTCGACTTCCTGCGCGCCTGGGCGATCGTTCTGGTGGTGCTGGGCCACTGGCTGATCACCGCGCTGGTCCGGCAGCCCGGTGGTGAGGTCACCGCGCCGGAGCTGCTGGCGAGTGTTCCCTGGACCCAGTGGCTGACCCTGGCGTTCCAGATCATGCCGCTGTTCTTCCTGGCCGGCGGCCACGCGGCAAGCGGCTCCTGGGCACGTGCCGGGGCGGAGGACGTGACGGCCGCGGGGTGGCTGGGACGCCGGGCCGCACGGCTGTTGCTTCCGACGGGCCTCTACAGCGGCCTGGTCCTGCTCGCCGTCGCCGTCTGCTCGGCGCTCGGCGTGGACCCGGGCACCCTCGCGATGGTGGGGTGGGCGATGGCCATGCAGTTCTGGTTCCTGCCGGTCTACCTGCTGATCAGCGCCTTCACTCCGGCACTGCACGCGGCCCACCGCCGCTGGGGACTGTGGGTCCCGGGGGCCCTCGGCGCGGTCGCCCTCGTGGCCGACACGCTGGTGCTGACCGTGCACACCCCGTACGTCGGCCTGGTCAACTACGTGCTGGTGTGGGGCGTCGCCTACCAGCTCGGCTTCTGCTGGCGGGACGGCCTGCTCACCCGGCGGCTGTCCGTGCCGGTCGTGATGGCGGCCGGGGGAGCACTGGCCTTCGCGGCGCTGGTGGCCCTCGGTCCGTTCCCGGTGAGCCTGATCCTGGTGACCGGCCAGAGCCCCAGCAACACCAACCCTCCTTCGGCGGCCATGCTGGCGTGGGCGGTGGCGCAGGTCGGCCTGTGCCTCCTGGTGGCACCGGCGATACGGCGGATTCTGGGCCGCGAGCGGGTGTGGAACGCGGTGCGCCCCCTCGCCGGCGTCAGCATGACGCTCTACCTCTGGCACATGCTGCCCGTCCTGGTCGTCGCGGCAGCGTTCTACCTGACCGGCCTCGCGCCCCAGCCGGTGCTGGGCTCGCCGGCGTGGTGGGCGCTGAGGCTGCCGTGGCTGCTGGTCCTCGGCGTCGTCCTGGCCGGTGTCGTACGGGTGCTGCGCCCGCTCGAGCGCCGACTGGCAACGTTCCCGGCCGCGGACGGTCCGGAGACGGGCCCGCACCGCTCCTGGCCGATGTGGCTGAGCCTCACCCTGACCGTCCCGGCCCTGACCCGCTTCGCCACCCACGGCTTCGCACCCGACGGACGCTTCCCCACCCTGCCCGCGCTGGGCCTGGCGGCGGGGACGGCACTGGTGCTCTTCCGGCGAAGGGCACCGCGCCGATCCGCGAAGCCCGAGGATGCTCTGCGGGAAGCGGCCTGA
- a CDS encoding DUF1996 domain-containing protein: MGQNRRRRPTGARRATFAAFALILGGGGLVAANVYASATEDDSAQLPNGTRVTIDCPDVGSRLTTVPDETRADVDKELALLDEQIAGAYQQLKNSAQAVQEDRGFADNAVMNPLKEKRTATIERIAIAIDRSGDRPEELDSLAACTLRTVDDGAGDGQNGGQEGGQDQGGDVQDGQNQGDGQDQDGGQNQGQGGNGPVAADFADITSVQPNVQTPQAQADASRGTFTTSCGVNAEGLFNSDNVIVAPGVSNGAHHFHDYVGNQANNAFAGDDDLANGDTSCVDQGDKSSYYWPVLRLQNGTQEQDANSPGGGTEGNAGEIVTPKQVTLTFVGNPRSKVTAMPRLLRIITGDAKAFVNGPANANASWSCTGFEDRQLKDKYPLCPQGSDVVRTFKFQSCWDGRNIDSANHRTHVAFAAADGTCSNGFQAIPQLVQRIVYDVDAPSLGDGGRTTPLFAVDSFPEQLHKPVTDHGDFINVFDEGLMKEMVDCINGGRNCGAGAGDGSGSGEEEPQQPAPSTEAPQDEPTGNGDEQGSEPPATAPATEPTDNGDNGGNGDNGANGAGQNDQPRVYSSPTARSTAAAPQSGGSDEEVGTAAVAPQQDRTTAAAEAPDGNGDQSEPQAVQGDLAETGTNLWPAAAGGILLIGGVVLLVRTRRRTM, encoded by the coding sequence TTGGGACAGAACAGGCGCAGACGCCCAACAGGCGCACGACGCGCGACCTTTGCCGCATTCGCGCTGATACTCGGCGGCGGAGGACTGGTCGCGGCCAATGTCTACGCGTCGGCCACCGAAGACGATTCGGCTCAACTGCCCAACGGCACACGCGTCACCATCGACTGCCCCGACGTGGGCAGCCGGCTGACGACGGTGCCGGACGAGACGCGAGCGGACGTCGACAAGGAACTCGCCCTTCTGGACGAGCAGATCGCCGGGGCCTACCAGCAACTGAAGAACTCCGCACAGGCGGTGCAGGAGGACCGCGGCTTCGCCGACAACGCGGTCATGAACCCGCTGAAGGAGAAGCGGACCGCGACGATCGAACGGATCGCGATCGCCATCGACCGGTCCGGCGACCGTCCGGAGGAGCTCGACTCCCTCGCGGCCTGCACCCTGCGCACCGTGGACGACGGGGCGGGTGACGGTCAGAACGGCGGCCAGGAGGGCGGCCAGGACCAGGGCGGCGACGTGCAGGACGGCCAGAACCAGGGCGACGGTCAGGACCAGGACGGCGGCCAGAACCAGGGTCAGGGCGGCAACGGACCCGTCGCCGCGGACTTCGCCGACATCACCTCGGTCCAGCCCAATGTGCAGACCCCGCAGGCCCAGGCGGACGCGTCGCGCGGCACCTTCACCACGAGCTGCGGAGTCAACGCCGAGGGTCTGTTCAACTCGGACAACGTGATCGTCGCGCCGGGCGTCTCCAACGGAGCCCACCACTTCCACGACTACGTGGGCAACCAGGCCAACAACGCCTTCGCCGGCGACGACGACCTGGCCAACGGCGACACGAGCTGTGTGGACCAGGGCGACAAGTCCTCGTATTACTGGCCCGTCCTGCGGCTGCAGAACGGCACCCAGGAACAGGACGCGAACTCCCCGGGCGGCGGAACCGAGGGCAACGCCGGTGAGATCGTCACGCCCAAGCAGGTCACCCTGACCTTCGTGGGCAACCCGCGCAGCAAGGTCACGGCCATGCCGCGGCTGCTGCGCATCATCACCGGCGACGCCAAGGCCTTCGTCAACGGCCCCGCCAACGCGAACGCGTCGTGGAGCTGCACCGGTTTCGAGGACCGGCAGCTGAAGGACAAGTACCCGCTCTGCCCACAGGGCAGCGACGTGGTCCGCACTTTCAAGTTCCAGAGCTGCTGGGACGGCCGGAACATCGACAGCGCCAACCACCGCACCCACGTGGCGTTCGCCGCCGCCGACGGCACCTGCTCGAACGGGTTCCAGGCGATTCCGCAGCTGGTGCAGCGCATCGTGTACGACGTCGACGCGCCGAGCCTCGGCGACGGCGGCCGTACGACTCCGCTGTTCGCGGTGGACTCTTTCCCCGAGCAGCTGCACAAGCCGGTCACGGACCACGGCGACTTCATCAACGTCTTCGACGAAGGCCTCATGAAGGAGATGGTCGACTGCATCAACGGCGGGCGGAACTGCGGTGCCGGAGCCGGTGATGGCTCCGGCTCGGGTGAGGAGGAGCCGCAGCAGCCGGCGCCGAGCACCGAGGCTCCGCAGGACGAGCCGACGGGCAACGGCGACGAGCAGGGGTCCGAGCCCCCGGCGACCGCGCCGGCCACCGAACCGACGGACAACGGGGACAACGGAGGTAACGGGGACAACGGGGCCAATGGGGCCGGCCAGAACGACCAGCCCCGGGTCTACTCCTCGCCCACGGCCCGCTCGACCGCGGCGGCGCCGCAGAGCGGCGGCTCGGACGAGGAGGTCGGCACCGCCGCGGTGGCCCCGCAGCAGGACCGGACCACGGCTGCCGCGGAGGCCCCCGACGGCAACGGCGACCAGAGCGAACCGCAGGCGGTCCAGGGAGACTTGGCCGAAACGGGCACGAATCTGTGGCCCGCGGCGGCCGGGGGGATCCTGCTGATCGGAGGCGTCGTGCTGCTCGTCCGCACCAGGCGGCGCACCATGTGA
- a CDS encoding GNAT family N-acetyltransferase, whose amino-acid sequence MTELHGSQVDLRPARPEDIPALAAIRATPEVLARWRGGPDPAADLAAELDDPDTHCLTVRHEGRVVGMIQWYAETDPEYHHAGIDIFLDPATHGAGLGTDAVRTLARHLVHDRGFHRLVIDPAADNTAAIRCYRKVGFRPVGIMRQYERGPDGTWHDGLLMDLLADELEG is encoded by the coding sequence GTGACCGAACTGCACGGATCCCAGGTCGACCTCCGCCCCGCCCGCCCCGAGGACATCCCCGCGCTGGCAGCCATCCGAGCCACGCCCGAGGTCCTCGCGCGCTGGCGGGGCGGTCCCGACCCGGCGGCCGACCTGGCCGCCGAACTCGATGACCCCGACACCCACTGCCTGACCGTACGTCATGAGGGCCGCGTCGTCGGAATGATCCAGTGGTACGCCGAGACGGACCCCGAATACCACCACGCCGGCATCGACATCTTCCTCGACCCCGCGACGCACGGCGCGGGGCTCGGCACCGACGCCGTCCGCACCCTCGCCCGGCACCTCGTCCACGACCGGGGCTTCCACCGCCTGGTCATCGACCCGGCGGCCGACAACACAGCGGCGATCCGCTGCTACAGAAAGGTCGGTTTCCGGCCTGTCGGGATCATGCGGCAGTACGAACGCGGACCCGACGGGACCTGGCACGACGGGCTGCTCATGGACCTCCTGGCCGACGAACTGGAGGGCTGA